CTCGAATAGCCTCTTCAAGACCAAACCCTTTGTTCAACGCTACTGCAAAGGCCCCAGCCAGAGCATCACCAGCTGCTGTCGTATCAACAACATCAATCTCAGGAGCAGTAAAATTCTTTATACCTTTATCATTTGCCAGTACTGCTCCATTACCACCTAATGTTAAAATTATATTCTTAACACCTCTTTTCAATAACTGGCTGCAGCCCTCTTCAATTTCTGTTGTGCCAGTCAACCTCTCTAATTCATTCTTGTTCGGCAATAGATAATCGACCCGGTTCAAAAGCTCATCTGGCAATTTTTGGGCAGGGGCAGGGTCTAAAATTACTGTAGTACCAGCTTCTGCAGCAAGCCTGGCAGCCTCAGTTACAGCTTCGAGTGGAATTTCAAGCTGAAACAGCAAAATCTCAGCATCCTTAATTCTTTCAGCCACAGAACAAATATCACCACTATCAAGGGTTCCATTGGCACCAGGAATAATTGTTATGTGGTTCTCACCATCATCAGTAACAAAGATATGGGCCGTCCCGGTCTCAATATCTGTAGTAATCAACTCCGTCTTAACACCCTGCCGATTTAAATTATCCTCTAAAGTCTGGCCAATATCATCAGCACCTCTGGCCCCAATGAATAGTGGGCTGGCACCTAAAAGGCCTGCTGCCGCTGCCTGATTGGCACCTTTTCCCCCGGAGTGCCTGGTAAAACTCTTGCCACTAATTGTTTCTCCAGGTTCAGGCAGTCTATAGCAATTAACAACAAAGTCCATGTTCATCGAACCAACTATTACTATCTCAGCCATAGCTTTCCTCCTCTAAACCCTTGAAGTAGAGCCTCTTTTAACCAACTGTGTCTCAAGAATCTGGTCATTAAAGAGGTTATCTCTATCCAGACTCCCTTTTTCCTGCTTAATCTCAATCAATTCAATCAACAACTCACTGGCCTTCCTGCCCAACTTATATTTCGGCTGGGCCATTGTTGTCAGAGCAGGATAAACAAGATTGGAAATTGAAATATTATCATGGCCTACTAAAACTATATCTTCAGGCACTTTAATGCCTTTTTGGCGACAGGCTTCGAGAACTCCTATAGCCATCATATCATTAGCTG
The nucleotide sequence above comes from Halarsenatibacter silvermanii. Encoded proteins:
- the rbsK gene encoding ribokinase; the protein is MAEIVIVGSMNMDFVVNCYRLPEPGETISGKSFTRHSGGKGANQAAAAGLLGASPLFIGARGADDIGQTLEDNLNRQGVKTELITTDIETGTAHIFVTDDGENHITIIPGANGTLDSGDICSVAERIKDAEILLFQLEIPLEAVTEAARLAAEAGTTVILDPAPAQKLPDELLNRVDYLLPNKNELERLTGTTEIEEGCSQLLKRGVKNIILTLGGNGAVLANDKGIKNFTAPEIDVVDTTAAGDALAGAFAVALNKGFGLEEAIREGIYYGSAAVSRPGAQSSLFTSEEFAEFLSSRSE